Proteins co-encoded in one Salvia splendens isolate huo1 chromosome 4, SspV2, whole genome shotgun sequence genomic window:
- the LOC121799233 gene encoding E3 ubiquitin-protein ligase APD2-like isoform X1 — protein MAEVEQPESPPRPFPARSPEFPRDQFHADRFSQMYNGTSSMHNGATSANADDPKSCFIASTTFSFFVAITMAFGLYSPEHLRLGPNASILIQPNTLFVESIEVVEVGAAKSSMLFGFYEVPALDVMVTWQETHKISLPSNTHKEWVHYLNGGSQINVSYSVTSWGFSSIGLVIAQGNAELAEWLKDPSYPNTTFSWNIIHVIVAENGSIQKDILKSSAYYTGVGNLNPEISLVDLNMSIKASMYDTTKPYYKCRPADGKCTFPLFFMGANAVVLTSPGQVPGIVNGNCYVKISYGPRWIAYVVVAGGLILLMLLFNYFTNHLRRTEQDMPSNPPVGIGSERNPLLLQKDDDTSASEGGDHEGDAQAGVEANPVKGDEDCGHTCAICFEAPKDSFFIPCGHCVACFGCANRIVETSATCPICRGKTKKAKKIYTV, from the exons ATGGCAGAGGTGGAGCAGCCGGAGTCGCCGCCGCGGCCGTTTCCCGCGAGGTCACCGGAGTTTCCGCGCGATCAATTTCATGCAGATCGTTTCTCGCAGATGTATAATGGCACCTCCTCGATGCATAATGGCGCCACCTCTGCTAATGCAGACGATCCTAAGTCGTGCTTTATTGCTTCGACCACATTCTCgttttttg TAGCCATAACTATGGCGTTTGGACTGTATTCCCCTGAGCATTTACGTCTTGGACCCAATGCATCTATATTGATACAGCCCAACACCTTGTTTGTGGAGTCCATAGAG GTGGTAGAAGTTGGTGCAGCCAAAAGTTCGATGTTGTTTGGATTTTATGAAGTTCCAGCCCTTGATGTTATGGTTACATGGCAGGAGACTCACAAGATCTCTCTGCCTTCCAATACCCACAAG GAATGGGTGCATTATTTGAATGGAGGATCTCAAATTAATGTATCTTATAGTGTTACCTCATGGGGCTTCTCTTCTATAGGTCTTGTGATTGCTCAAG GGAATGCTGAGCTTGCTGAGTGGCTTAAAGACCCATCATATCCAAAtacaaccttttcatggaataTAATTCATG TTATTGTTGCAGAAAATGGCTCAATTCAGAAGGATATCTTGAAATCTTCAGCATATTACACTGGAGTTGGTAACTTGAATCCTGAAATTTCCTTG GTTGATTTAAATATGTCAATAAAGGCATCTATGTACGACACGACAAAACCATATTACAAGTGTAGACCTGCAGATGGTAAATGCACTTTCCCACTGTTTTTCATGGGTGCAAATGCAGTTGTTCTTACATCTCCTGGTCAAGTTCCT GGTATTGTCAATGGTAATTGTTATGTCAAAATTTCATATGGACCTCGCTGGATTGCATATGTCGTGGTAGCAG GTGGGTTGATTCTTCTAATGCTACTCTTCAACTACTTCACGAACCACCTCCGGCGCACCGAGCAAGATATGCCAAGCAATCCGCCTGTTGGCATTGGATCTGAGAGAAACCCTTTGCTTTTGCAAAAAGATGATGACACCTCTGCCTCAGAGGGTGGAGATCATGAAGGTGATGCACAAGCTGGTGTTGAAGCAAACCCGGTCAAAGGTGATGAAGATTGCGGCCATACTTGTGCTATTTGCTTTGAAGCTCCCAAGGATAGTTTCTTTATTCCATGCGGACACTGTGTAGCTTGTTTTGGATGTGCAAATAG AATAGTGGAAACTTCAGCAACCTGCCCTATTTGCCGGGGGAAGACCAAAAAGGCGAAAAAGATATACACTGTTTGA
- the LOC121799233 gene encoding E3 ubiquitin-protein ligase APD2-like isoform X2, giving the protein MAEVEQPESPPRPFPARSPEFPRDQFHADRFSQMYNGTSSMHNGATSANADDPKSCFIASTTFSFFVAITMAFGLYSPEHLRLGPNASILIQPNTLFVESIEVVEVGAAKSSMLFGFYEVPALDVMVTWQETHKISLPSNTHKEWVHYLNGGSQINVSYSVTSWGFSSIGLVIAQGNAELAEWLKDPSYPNTTFSWNIIHENGSIQKDILKSSAYYTGVGNLNPEISLVDLNMSIKASMYDTTKPYYKCRPADGKCTFPLFFMGANAVVLTSPGQVPGIVNGNCYVKISYGPRWIAYVVVAGGLILLMLLFNYFTNHLRRTEQDMPSNPPVGIGSERNPLLLQKDDDTSASEGGDHEGDAQAGVEANPVKGDEDCGHTCAICFEAPKDSFFIPCGHCVACFGCANRIVETSATCPICRGKTKKAKKIYTV; this is encoded by the exons ATGGCAGAGGTGGAGCAGCCGGAGTCGCCGCCGCGGCCGTTTCCCGCGAGGTCACCGGAGTTTCCGCGCGATCAATTTCATGCAGATCGTTTCTCGCAGATGTATAATGGCACCTCCTCGATGCATAATGGCGCCACCTCTGCTAATGCAGACGATCCTAAGTCGTGCTTTATTGCTTCGACCACATTCTCgttttttg TAGCCATAACTATGGCGTTTGGACTGTATTCCCCTGAGCATTTACGTCTTGGACCCAATGCATCTATATTGATACAGCCCAACACCTTGTTTGTGGAGTCCATAGAG GTGGTAGAAGTTGGTGCAGCCAAAAGTTCGATGTTGTTTGGATTTTATGAAGTTCCAGCCCTTGATGTTATGGTTACATGGCAGGAGACTCACAAGATCTCTCTGCCTTCCAATACCCACAAG GAATGGGTGCATTATTTGAATGGAGGATCTCAAATTAATGTATCTTATAGTGTTACCTCATGGGGCTTCTCTTCTATAGGTCTTGTGATTGCTCAAG GGAATGCTGAGCTTGCTGAGTGGCTTAAAGACCCATCATATCCAAAtacaaccttttcatggaataTAATTCATG AAAATGGCTCAATTCAGAAGGATATCTTGAAATCTTCAGCATATTACACTGGAGTTGGTAACTTGAATCCTGAAATTTCCTTG GTTGATTTAAATATGTCAATAAAGGCATCTATGTACGACACGACAAAACCATATTACAAGTGTAGACCTGCAGATGGTAAATGCACTTTCCCACTGTTTTTCATGGGTGCAAATGCAGTTGTTCTTACATCTCCTGGTCAAGTTCCT GGTATTGTCAATGGTAATTGTTATGTCAAAATTTCATATGGACCTCGCTGGATTGCATATGTCGTGGTAGCAG GTGGGTTGATTCTTCTAATGCTACTCTTCAACTACTTCACGAACCACCTCCGGCGCACCGAGCAAGATATGCCAAGCAATCCGCCTGTTGGCATTGGATCTGAGAGAAACCCTTTGCTTTTGCAAAAAGATGATGACACCTCTGCCTCAGAGGGTGGAGATCATGAAGGTGATGCACAAGCTGGTGTTGAAGCAAACCCGGTCAAAGGTGATGAAGATTGCGGCCATACTTGTGCTATTTGCTTTGAAGCTCCCAAGGATAGTTTCTTTATTCCATGCGGACACTGTGTAGCTTGTTTTGGATGTGCAAATAG AATAGTGGAAACTTCAGCAACCTGCCCTATTTGCCGGGGGAAGACCAAAAAGGCGAAAAAGATATACACTGTTTGA